The Nematostella vectensis chromosome 11, jaNemVect1.1, whole genome shotgun sequence nucleotide sequence GAGCTGTTTATATCTTTCTTATCTGCTGTgcttttttcattgttttaacCTTTCTTATCTGCTGTgcttttttcattgttttaacCTTTCTTAACTGCTGTgcttttttcattgttttaacCTTTCTTAACTGCTGTGCTTTTTTCATTGTTTCAGGAAGCATCCTTTTAGCTTGTGCTCACTTTGGAGGTCACGTGATTGGTAGTGACATTGACAAGAACCTTGTTCAAGGAAGaggttgttgttttttttgtaaccaCAAATTTTTCAACTCTGTCCCTGGTGTTCTTTTTTTGGTTTCCTGTGTTGTTTTTGGTTTCCTATGTTTTAATGATCTATCCTTGCCCTGCATGCCTCACAGCCACACAGGGATTTCCAAAGAATGCCATTGACATGGCTTTAAAACTGTTTTGTCCACTCAATTATCTTGATGTTCCTTCACCAGAATGTTCTTAAAAGTACATTTAAGATATACTCTGACATACTTATTACATGTTTAATATACCAACGGTAGTTTGGTGttaaatagtaaaaaaacatagaaggCGTAAATTGGTTCAGATGGTTGATTGACTATGTCGTATTTCAAGTTGAAAAAAGGGATTTTAAACAAATACttcaaatgtttatttttcttaaagcTTTTCAACCTCGACAAACAAACTTGTAAACTGCTCATCTGATTACCAAGTTTAAACTAAATTGTTAAATTGCTGTGTTTAAAAAGTTTTATGTTATAAGTATTATTTAGTTGTTTCTCCCTTTTTACCAACTGTAGTTTGGTGTTAAATAGTGAAAAAGATAGAAGGCGTAAATTGGATGAGATGGTTGATTGACTATGTCGTATTCCAAGTTGAGAAAAGGATTTTAAACAAATTCttcaaatgtttatttttcttaaagcTGATCAACCTCCTCAAACAAACTCGTAAACTGCTTATCTGATTATCAAGTCTCAAATATAAGTTAAATTGCCGTGTttataaagttttattttataagtTTTATTCAGTTTCTCCTTTTTTACAACATCCAGGCAAATCATCTCGTGCAAATTGCAAATGGAAAGGTAGGCATAACATTCTTATTAtctttaaaatatttgtttggTTTCCTGATCGTGTCTGACCTAGCAATCATGTCTACGAATCTTGTGTTTCAGAAGTAGCATTGTATGTAATTCCTTTTTGCCTGAAGTTAACCATCctaaactcacttttttttatgcaaCATCATACATAAGTTCCTTGTTTTGCTGAAGAATACCCGGCTTATATTCCGAATGGCGACATCTTCAAGCACCCAAATAAACACCTTGGAACAGGCTATCATTTCCACTCCCAGGGGTTGACCCGGAGTTCCAAACAGGGGAGGCCCAAAGTAAGGGTTTCAGGAAAGAGGGGGTCCATTGTTCTATCGTGGATTTCCTAATTATATTTCTAGttattttaagccaaatatctaaAAATAGAGGGGGCCTGGGCTCGCTCGGCCCACCCTTCGATCCGCCCCTAACTTTTGCATAAGGCAACAAGACATTAAACACCATTTACCTGTTCCTTCAGCACGAGATGAGGTCATGCGGACGAACTTCCGTCAAGCAGGTCTGGAACAGTTGTTTGTTGATGCAATAATCGCTGATGCTTCCCGCAGTGTTCTTAGGGCCACGCCCATATTTGACGCCATCATTACTGACCGTAAGTAACCATGGAAACGTTGTGCTCTTCCTTTATCACTCGTACCTCTTAGGCGCATGAAGCACGACtgattatttgttttcttccttGCTTGACATGTCTCATGTGTGACATATTACAAGGAAGTTGTGGCATGTCTCAGGTGTGATGTATTGCAAGAAAGGTGTGACATGTCTCAGGTGTGACGTTCTGCATGGAAGTTGTGACATGCCTCAGGTGACATTTGCAAGGAAGGTGTGACATTTCACAGGTGTGACATTTTGCAAGAAAGGTGTGACATGTCTTATGTGTGACATTTTGCAAGGAAGTTGTGACATGTCTCACGTGTGACATTTTGCAAGGAAGTTGTGACATGTCTCAGGTGTGACATTTTGCAAGGAAGGTGTGACATTTTGCAAGGAAGGTGTGACATTTTACAAGGAAGGTGTGACATTTTGCAAGGAAGGTGTGACGTTTGTCAGGTGTGACGTTTTGCAAGGAAGGTGTGACGTTTCTCAGGTGTGACGTTTTGCAATGAAGGTGTGACATTTTTCAGGTGTGACGTTTTGCAAGTAAGGTGTGACATTTCTCAGGTGTGACATTTTGCAAGGAAGGTGTGACATGTCTCAGGTGTGACGTTTCGCAATGAAGGTCTGACAATTTTCAGGTGTGACGTTTTGCAAGGAAGGTGTGACGTGTAAGTTagatatatttcaatatacgactagtgatttttttttcagctccCTATGGCGTGAGGGAAGGTGTACGGAAGCTCAAGGCTGATAACAACAGGTAAGAATTAGACTAGCCAGTGTATACGAGTATAGGAGTGTATACGCCTATTTGAGAAAACATTGCTCTTTCAAACATTGAATTACAAATGAAAGTTCATAGATCTATCGCTATTTATGGGTGTCAAAAATTTGTCGATGATTTGCAAAAACAAAGATGATAATAAGTAAGCTATTGGTATGGTTCATATTCTTATGCATTCAGTATAAGACAAATCCCAAGGTATCTTTCAATGTGATAGGATTGTCACATGACTGTTGTATTTGCCATTTCCGCGGACAGAAAATTTGTATTCTATTTGTGTTGCGTACGGCGTGTGTGTTTGTTGTAAccctttgttttaatttgGTCTAATTCAAACAACCTTCGTGATTAAGCGATAACTTGACGGTTGCCTGGCGATGCTTATCTGTATATGATAGGCTTTATTTCAATTGCTGCCCACGTGACACTTCATTTTCCAGAATTTTATTCTTAAGTGataacattttattcttaaagtccatataacctttcagagttgatagactttgtaaATTCTTTATACTTCTTTATGGTTcttatggaccctataaaacacgggttcgcgcgaataactcaaatctgtaatattgaggtattttggtcaaccttcggaaaaaaggccgtgaactgaaaggcccgggtccagtcatttgtgacgtagatcaaGATGTCAaccatgagaaaacatatgcgcgcgctaaaccggttcccctcttcatgtcttcttagttaacgttgtgtggttacaacttttaccgccatctttatatctcaacctggtagtcaaatgattatttaacttcaggaaacaaatctgcaaaatttagcagatattttcagtcttgtttttgcattgtgcgcgcgtgctgcattcgcaatcaagaatggcgacattctcacgagcgcgcgctgtttttgaaacctataacaaaacgatattttcttttttcgcatacaattctcgactttaaattattcttcgctttaTTGTGGGTActttgcaatagaaaacaattcgccaatattttgaggTATTGCcatctctgaattttaacggatttaaggaaaatacgttgtttcagattttcccgccaaaacttggaattattcactcgattcaatctcctttcgcttggccaggaaaattttcaaagatctgaagaaaattcaaattttaatgaaatttaattcccttttcggaatttgaaagtttatcaatgctttgttttggctagattgatataagtgaaaggttttaagaactttaagtgATAACATTTCAAAAATGGTTTAGCTCGTATTGTGTAAAATAGAAAGAGACTACTAGATTAAGAAGTCAATACATTTTATCCGTTGCATGCTGATAGAAAATGCCAGAGCTCCCCGTACCAGCAGCTCCAAGCTTGACTGGTTGGTTTACAGTGAAGCTTCGTTGGTTTGCAGCGAAGGACAGAAACTAGTAATGGTGATAAGGATGAACATGAAACTTGCCTTATACAAATAAAACTCCTATCCAGCAATTTTCTGCTTTACGTCTAATATTTTAAGGGCTTATTTGTCCTATTTTCTAACGTCagtgcagggccgtagcagtgATTGGGGCACTGgagggcacatgccccccccccccccccaatattaaaaaataataataaggaaatgaggGCATGACCGTgtgccaaaatattttcttaatctttctgtattgtgcccccccccccccccccccccgcctgaTCTTACGTTGTCTGCTACGGCACTACAGTGAAACCTCATTGGTCTATTTTTGAGTATTGATTTCTGCTTGAGAAATGGTCTCGGCATAATTGTCCACGTTTTCAATAGAAGCGACTCAAAGTAAACAAGAAACTCCTTTGATATGAGGATTGAAAAATTCAACTAGACAAAGGTGTTCCGAGTACTAAAGACCTGACGCCCTCGGGTATCTACATTTCCTTAGCTATATACTTTTGGACATAAATATTAAAGGTGGATCTCAACTTTGAGATACAAAAGATTGAATTCTGTTGAAAGGTAACCAGACATATGTAGGTAGTTACCTGTGTGACATCTATAGCCATCCTTAGCCATCCTAAATTACAATGGTATTGGTCTTGTCTTTGATTAAGTAAAAAGTACCAAATATTCCACATGCTTTTCAGCATGCGGAATTGACGGCCTTGGCCATCCCGTGCCAAGGCCGTCAATATTCTATCGTTGATTTATCGAAATCGGTGCATAGGGAGATAGACTGTCGTGGATTATTCCATCCAAATACCTCACAAGAGTTGTCCTTATTACTTGACAGTTGAAAATATCTGTCTGGTCTTCGCATGATACTAAGGCATTTCGTGTCCAAGCCAGTATTCGGTCGTTGAACTGTCTGAATCGGTGCATAGGAAGGAAGTTTGCACTGGATCATACCATCCGAATACCTCCCAAGAGTTCTCCTTATATCCTGGTGGTTGGAAGTCGCAGCCGTGTCTCGGCTCACCGTGCACATGCCACGTCGACTGTTCCTGAAAGAGCGCCATAGTGCAATCCGAGCAACTGTAGCCTTCAACATTGACATATGTCAATCTTCTGCAGTATTCTGGTTCCGGATCATCGCTCGCTTCCTCTATGATGTTCCACTCTAACAGACGACCCTCCATATAATCTCGGTCAGTTACGTTTGCCCTCGTCAGGAACTTGCAGGTTGCTCGGTAGGACATCGCTGTGGCTTTGATCATCTGCATGTCCTGTCTCGCTAGTCGGTATTTCTTGTGATTTCCAGGCGTCTCTTGATTGAGCGGGTAGTCGTCCATGAAGGACTTTGTATTGAACTCTGATTTGTGTTCTACGGCGAATGATTCAATCAAAGTCCACGCTTTGTTGGGCGGCGTAAAATCGCAATACACTTTGAGTTCTGTTACATTGTCCTCTTTGAAAATCTTATAAACACCTTTCAGCGGGGCGGAGAGAGCGTTAGGTGCTTTGTAGAAGTCAAGGCAGGACTTTGGACGGAAATGCTCACATCGTTTCCCTGTGGCATAAGATGGACACTTGCAGACGATCTTGGTTTTCGGGTGCTCGCACTGCTCTGCGCACTTCCCCCCATTAAGACAGGGGTTGGACAGACAGCAGCCATTCCTACAGATTGATGGGTGTGCCAAGGAGGATACCTATGAAAAAAGTAAACTTTCTTCAGCCCATCACGTAACACGTTTCTCACATCCTcaaggtggtcacggtagcgcgcgtcgcactgtaCGGGCCCACTCACGAGAGAATAAAGAAACCGAAAATACTCACCGACGGAATAATGTTCTGAAGCAAGTCGAAGTATATGTAGTCAGAATTTGGCTCAAGAGTTTTCGAATTCTTGTCCTCCTCCAGTAACTCGCATCCCGTACGTGACAACTGATACGACCTGCAGAGGCACTCATTCGCACACGCCGTGAAGCACCCTTGGGCATGACGGACCGTGCTGAGGTTCTTGAATGAGAACCCTATCAAATGTTGTCCCTTGATGCCTTCATGGAGTGAAAACTTGCCTCCGTAGCAGACACCTTGTGGGCACGTGTGTGCGAACACGTGACATGGAATAGAGGCCAGCATACAAATGAAGTAAAGTAAGGACATCTCTGGCTGAaatgcaaaaaagaaaatgttagacaccaggcccatacccaggatttttcttggggggtgagggagggagggagggtgcgaaatccgaaaaagggACCTAATTTTCTGGGGAACGTGAGGGGGGATGGAGGAAGTTTTCTGATACATACCAAAGTCATCTAGCTTgtactttatagttttgtctatacgaatagcacgtctattgagaactgaAAGTGGTATTTCGGCTGTTGTGGGGGGTGAAATCT carries:
- the LOC116602014 gene encoding uncharacterized protein LOC116602014, with amino-acid sequence MSLLYFICMLASIPCHVFAHTCPQGVCYGGKFSLHEGIKGQHLIGFSFKNLSTVRHAQGCFTACANECLCRSYQLSRTGCELLEEDKNSKTLEPNSDYIYFDLLQNIIPSVSSLAHPSICRNGCCLSNPCLNGGKCAEQCEHPKTKIVCKCPSYATGKRCEHFRPKSCLDFYKAPNALSAPLKGVYKIFKEDNVTELKVYCDFTPPNKAWTLIESFAVEHKSEFNTKSFMDDYPLNQETPGNHKKYRLARQDMQMIKATAMSYRATCKFLTRANVTDRDYMEGRLLEWNIIEEASDDPEPEYCRRLTYVNVEGYSCSDCTMALFQEQSTWHVHGEPRHGCDFQPPGYKENSWEVFGWYDPVQTSFLCTDSDSSTTEYWLGHEMP